In the genome of Hymenobacter taeanensis, one region contains:
- a CDS encoding RagB/SusD family nutrient uptake outer membrane protein: protein MAFGSSSCQKDLLDPVPKTLFSDQVVFDTPARIELQMDGVYSYVKAGSFLGGRYQVYGDVRANDFLNRTSNAVTALSVWNHTVTETSQNDVINLWTSAYAAINQANVFLAGLEANSAKYVAPVFPADFAAKKVPNYQGEARFLRALCYYSLLQLYARPYADGNGSKPGLPLRLQAETNALNNDLARSSVAEVYAQIITDLDFAEQNLPLSYTAAVQGIPATTLNVTRAHRNTAIALKTRVYLSMGKYSDVIREANKIVPATAPFVAPTGVPNALNASIAAVFAPPQETSESILSFPFTAQNTPGTQNQLAYYFSPGPIGNGEYGLNTGAGSILSNPAWAATDARRTNFVTVVNSESFLKKYATGSPYTDKAPVIRYAEVMLSLAEARFRTVGANDAQALALLNAVRTRSNPAGAYAAFATPAAAVDAVLLERRIEFLGEGIRNIDIMRLNATIPGKGTVSAVAPENPLYVWPIPATELATNRAMTRN from the coding sequence ATGGCGTTCGGAAGTTCCTCCTGCCAAAAAGATTTGCTTGACCCGGTGCCCAAAACGCTGTTTTCAGACCAGGTAGTGTTTGATACGCCCGCTCGCATTGAGCTGCAGATGGATGGCGTATACAGCTACGTGAAAGCGGGTAGCTTCCTGGGCGGGCGTTACCAAGTGTACGGCGACGTGCGGGCCAACGACTTTTTGAACCGTACCTCCAACGCCGTAACGGCGCTAAGCGTGTGGAACCACACCGTTACGGAAACCTCCCAGAACGATGTTATCAACCTCTGGACCTCAGCCTATGCTGCCATCAACCAGGCAAACGTGTTCTTGGCGGGCCTGGAAGCTAACTCGGCAAAGTATGTAGCTCCGGTATTTCCGGCTGATTTTGCCGCTAAAAAGGTGCCTAACTATCAGGGGGAAGCCCGGTTCCTGCGCGCACTCTGCTACTACTCATTGCTGCAGCTGTACGCCCGGCCCTATGCGGATGGCAATGGCAGCAAGCCCGGCTTGCCCCTGCGCCTGCAGGCTGAAACCAACGCCCTAAACAATGATCTGGCGCGCAGCTCAGTGGCTGAGGTGTATGCCCAGATTATCACTGACCTGGACTTTGCTGAGCAGAACCTACCGCTTTCGTACACGGCCGCGGTGCAGGGAATTCCTGCCACTACGCTGAACGTGACCCGGGCCCATCGCAACACGGCTATTGCCCTGAAAACGCGGGTATACCTGAGCATGGGTAAGTACAGCGACGTGATTCGGGAGGCAAATAAAATAGTGCCCGCTACGGCTCCTTTTGTCGCTCCTACTGGGGTGCCTAATGCCCTCAACGCTTCTATTGCGGCCGTATTTGCGCCGCCCCAGGAAACGTCAGAAAGTATTCTGAGCTTTCCCTTCACGGCCCAGAATACGCCCGGCACCCAGAACCAGTTGGCCTATTACTTCTCGCCCGGCCCCATTGGCAATGGCGAGTACGGCTTGAACACGGGAGCGGGAAGTATCTTATCTAACCCCGCCTGGGCCGCTACTGATGCTCGCCGCACGAACTTCGTGACGGTGGTCAACTCGGAGTCGTTCCTGAAGAAGTATGCCACTGGCTCTCCTTACACCGATAAAGCCCCGGTTATTCGGTATGCTGAGGTGATGCTAAGCCTGGCTGAGGCTCGTTTCCGGACTGTAGGAGCCAACGATGCTCAGGCATTGGCCCTGCTGAACGCAGTAAGAACCCGCTCTAACCCAGCTGGCGCGTATGCTGCCTTCGCTACCCCAGCGGCGGCCGTTGATGCCGTACTGCTGGAGCGCCGGATTGAGTTCCTCGGCGAGGGCATCCGCAACATTGATATCATGCGCCTCAACGCTACCATTCCTGGTAAAGGTACCGTGAGTGCAGTAGCCCCTGAGAACCCGCTGTACGTATGGCCCATTCCGGCTACTGAGCTGGCTACCAACCGAGCCATGACCCGTAACTAG
- a CDS encoding SusC/RagA family TonB-linked outer membrane protein, whose product MRKTLLLFPFTVLAIASHDVQAQTRTVTGQVVGADGAGLPGVTVIVKGGAQGTSTDVNGRYSLAVPANATTLVYSFIGYSPKEVAIGTQSSINVALASSSTGLDEVVVVGYGTQTKRELTGSIATVSGKEIATAPVQSFDQALQGRASGVNITTPNGVLNNPPVIRVRGVNSISLSSEPLIVIDGIPAFSGNSSAVGSVANNPLGNLNPSDIESMEVLKDASATAIYGSRAAGGVILVTTKKGKRGQSRISLDSWAGVSRPVRLYDVLNAQQYIDIKNEAVRNLNANRAAIGAAATNVEGFRPTLDANGNVIDTRWYDYIYRTGFATSNTVNFSGGTDKTTYYTSIGYSDQKGMLEKNEFKRMSARLNIDHKVYKTFSIGTRIGYSNTKNSSPNSGSVADGAFGTAGLGRLPLVLPPNLPAFNPDGSYNTYQAGIGPGANLNPTGTNGAALYPGYYNPVVDLENNYFRSDGNQIEGSVYANWEVIPGLNARTTYGINNINFEDRAFYTAIAGDGYSSGGQALNYSRTNRRWNWQNTLQYDKTLGGNHNFSFLVGNEQQHTEILRWGANRTGVADNFFNTFEGNFTNIAASGNFQGENYLLSYFSRLNYDFGKKYLASINFRRDGYSAWAKKWGNFYGASLGYIISEEGFWKNASVLAPINFLKFTGSYGEVGNSQGIGDYASLQTYGSGLYGGSASIFYNLAGNPALTWETSKKTDVGVTFGLLEDRIQGDVTYYRNLVDGLILPVPQAPSKGVPNNSIDANVGSMRNTGIEVNLKFNAVQKKDFSWTMSGNFTTQKNRVLALATEGQRIGTATSGLETVNYTLVGHSVGEILAVKSLGVNPANGQRMIQKADGTVVQYNHLGTTGPGSTGWTTLDGKNTSAPTQLTDGQYFGPTLPKWFGGFDNSFRYKSFDLGVFIQYSGGNYIYNGTKAGLHDQRFWNNNVDILERWTEQNTDAKWPRVVYGDNVSNGSALVMSSNVEKGDFARLRNVTLGYTFNPELIGRLKMASARFYVQVQNAALLTKYSGIDPEISTNTAVGQTGNTGAGVDRNSVGQARTYTAGFNIGF is encoded by the coding sequence ATGAGGAAAACATTACTGTTGTTCCCTTTCACGGTTCTCGCAATAGCCAGCCACGACGTGCAGGCTCAAACGCGCACTGTAACTGGTCAGGTAGTTGGAGCCGACGGCGCTGGGTTGCCGGGGGTTACCGTGATTGTAAAAGGAGGCGCTCAGGGCACCTCTACTGACGTAAATGGTCGGTACTCCTTGGCGGTGCCCGCCAATGCTACTACGCTAGTGTACTCCTTCATTGGCTACTCGCCCAAAGAAGTGGCTATTGGCACCCAGTCTAGCATAAACGTAGCGCTAGCCAGTAGCTCTACTGGTCTTGATGAGGTAGTGGTGGTGGGGTACGGTACCCAAACTAAGCGTGAGCTAACCGGCTCTATTGCTACGGTAAGCGGTAAGGAAATTGCTACCGCTCCGGTGCAGAGCTTTGACCAGGCCCTGCAGGGACGGGCTTCGGGCGTGAACATCACTACCCCCAACGGGGTGTTGAACAACCCGCCTGTAATTCGGGTGCGGGGCGTTAACTCTATCTCACTTAGCTCTGAGCCGCTCATCGTAATCGACGGCATTCCGGCCTTCAGCGGTAACAGCTCAGCGGTTGGTAGCGTGGCCAACAACCCGCTCGGTAACCTGAACCCCAGCGACATTGAGAGCATGGAGGTGTTGAAAGATGCCTCTGCCACGGCTATTTATGGCTCCCGGGCCGCTGGTGGAGTTATTCTGGTAACTACCAAGAAGGGCAAGCGCGGCCAGAGCCGCATTTCGCTCGACTCCTGGGCGGGCGTATCGAGGCCGGTGCGCCTTTATGACGTGCTGAATGCCCAGCAGTACATAGATATCAAGAACGAAGCCGTTCGGAACCTGAACGCTAACCGGGCTGCTATTGGCGCTGCTGCCACCAACGTGGAAGGCTTCCGACCTACGCTGGATGCTAACGGCAACGTTATCGACACACGTTGGTACGACTATATCTACCGCACGGGCTTCGCAACTTCCAACACCGTTAATTTCTCAGGCGGTACCGATAAAACTACGTACTACACCTCCATCGGCTACTCTGATCAGAAGGGTATGCTGGAGAAAAACGAGTTCAAGCGCATGTCGGCTCGCCTGAACATCGACCATAAGGTGTATAAGACGTTCTCCATCGGCACCCGAATTGGCTACTCCAACACCAAAAACTCTTCGCCAAATTCCGGTTCCGTGGCCGATGGTGCATTTGGTACAGCAGGCCTGGGTCGTTTGCCGCTGGTGTTGCCGCCTAACCTACCGGCCTTTAATCCCGATGGCAGCTACAACACGTACCAGGCCGGTATTGGCCCCGGGGCTAACCTGAACCCAACCGGCACAAACGGGGCGGCCCTTTACCCTGGCTACTACAACCCCGTAGTAGATCTGGAAAACAACTACTTCCGCTCTGATGGAAATCAGATTGAAGGAAGCGTGTATGCCAACTGGGAAGTGATTCCGGGTCTGAATGCCCGCACTACCTATGGCATTAACAACATTAACTTTGAAGACCGGGCTTTCTATACCGCTATTGCCGGCGACGGCTATTCCTCCGGCGGACAAGCGCTTAACTACTCCCGCACCAACCGGCGCTGGAACTGGCAGAACACGCTGCAGTACGACAAAACCCTGGGCGGCAATCACAACTTCTCGTTCTTGGTTGGTAACGAGCAGCAGCACACCGAGATTCTGCGCTGGGGCGCTAACCGGACGGGCGTAGCCGATAATTTCTTCAACACTTTTGAGGGCAACTTCACCAATATTGCCGCATCCGGCAACTTCCAGGGCGAGAACTACCTGCTCTCGTACTTCAGCCGCCTGAACTACGATTTCGGCAAGAAGTATCTGGCCTCTATCAACTTCCGCCGCGACGGCTACTCAGCCTGGGCCAAGAAGTGGGGTAACTTCTACGGGGCATCATTGGGCTATATCATTTCAGAAGAAGGCTTCTGGAAAAACGCTTCCGTTCTGGCGCCCATCAACTTCCTGAAGTTCACGGGTAGCTACGGTGAAGTGGGCAACAGCCAGGGTATTGGCGACTATGCTTCGCTGCAGACATATGGTTCGGGCCTGTACGGCGGCTCGGCCAGCATCTTCTACAACCTTGCCGGTAACCCTGCTCTCACCTGGGAAACCAGCAAAAAGACCGATGTGGGAGTAACCTTCGGGCTGCTGGAAGACCGGATTCAGGGTGATGTAACCTACTACCGCAACCTGGTAGATGGTCTGATTTTGCCCGTACCCCAGGCCCCATCCAAAGGCGTGCCTAACAACAGTATTGATGCTAACGTGGGCTCCATGCGCAACACTGGCATCGAGGTAAACCTGAAGTTCAACGCTGTCCAGAAGAAGGATTTCAGCTGGACGATGAGCGGCAACTTCACCACCCAGAAAAACCGGGTACTGGCCCTGGCTACTGAAGGCCAGCGCATTGGCACAGCTACCTCGGGCCTCGAAACGGTGAACTACACGCTCGTAGGCCACTCTGTAGGCGAAATTTTGGCGGTGAAGTCATTGGGTGTGAACCCGGCCAATGGCCAGCGCATGATTCAGAAGGCGGATGGTACCGTTGTGCAGTACAACCACCTGGGCACCACCGGCCCCGGCTCTACTGGCTGGACCACGCTGGACGGCAAAAATACCAGCGCCCCCACGCAGCTGACCGACGGACAGTATTTCGGTCCCACGCTGCCAAAGTGGTTTGGCGGTTTCGACAACAGCTTCCGCTACAAGAGCTTTGATCTGGGTGTGTTCATTCAGTACTCAGGCGGCAACTACATCTATAACGGTACCAAGGCTGGCCTCCACGACCAGCGCTTCTGGAACAACAACGTGGATATTCTGGAGCGCTGGACGGAGCAGAATACCGATGCCAAATGGCCCCGCGTGGTGTACGGCGACAACGTGTCGAACGGATCGGCGCTGGTAATGTCTTCGAACGTGGAGAAGGGTGACTTTGCTCGTTTGCGCAACGTTACACTGGGCTACACCTTCAATCCAGAGCTGATTGGACGTCTTAAAATGGCCAGCGCCCGCTTCTACGTGCAAGTACAGAACGCCGCCCTGCTGACGAAGTACTCGGGTATTGATCCTGAAATTTCCACCAACACGGCAGTAGGCCAGACCGGCAACACCGGCGCTGGCGTCGACCGCAACTCTGTGGGCCAGGCCCGCACGTACACGGCCGGCTTCAACATTGGTTTCTAG
- a CDS encoding DUF6992 family protein, with protein sequence MLTPSAEILPAINHARELLAERGMAVLGTWALLNLLISGYLVKQHDARTEAYHFHLMNVGWNMVNTLLAVWGILQANPAHVANLTLPESLTAQFNFEKILLFNAGLDVAYVCVGSWFRARAGTAVATRPERLLGYGRSLWIQGGFLFLFDVSFYVIYHRWASELLLRVS encoded by the coding sequence TTGCTTACTCCTTCCGCCGAAATATTACCCGCTATAAATCACGCCCGTGAGCTACTGGCTGAGCGCGGCATGGCAGTGCTGGGCACCTGGGCCCTACTGAATCTGCTGATTAGTGGCTACCTCGTGAAGCAGCACGATGCCCGCACAGAGGCGTACCACTTTCACCTCATGAATGTGGGCTGGAACATGGTAAACACGCTGTTAGCTGTATGGGGAATCTTGCAGGCCAACCCGGCGCACGTAGCCAACCTTACCCTGCCTGAAAGCCTGACGGCACAATTTAACTTCGAGAAGATTTTGCTCTTTAATGCGGGCCTTGATGTGGCCTACGTATGCGTGGGCAGTTGGTTCAGAGCCCGGGCAGGCACGGCGGTGGCTACCCGCCCTGAGCGTCTCCTGGGATACGGGCGCTCCTTATGGATACAGGGCGGTTTCCTGTTTTTGTTTGATGTAAGCTTTTACGTCATTTACCACCGCTGGGCAAGTGAGCTGTTGCTACGAGTTTCGTAG
- a CDS encoding porin family protein, translating into MKKVALLLSCCALSVAAFAQDTTTGPRSGRLASSTDYSSGGNGSRNNGFGIKGGFTASNFRGDDKKNFGNEGIYNTFHAGVYSQFSFNDKFSLQPEILYSRQGFKGSNPANTTQTGTYTTRLDYLQVPVLLVYNFLDNVSVHVGPQVSLLTKVKEGDRERKIADDNNVYGYSYNSLDYGLAAGLEARVGPARVGGRYTAGFADIIQDQDLSKTGTKTVNAIKNGMFQVYVGIGISN; encoded by the coding sequence ATGAAAAAAGTAGCTCTCCTCCTCTCCTGCTGTGCCCTCAGCGTAGCCGCATTTGCCCAAGACACAACTACCGGCCCCCGCTCGGGCCGCTTAGCTTCTTCCACTGACTATTCTTCGGGCGGCAACGGCTCCCGCAACAACGGCTTCGGTATAAAAGGCGGCTTTACAGCCTCTAACTTCCGGGGCGACGATAAGAAGAACTTCGGTAACGAAGGGATTTATAATACCTTCCACGCGGGGGTATATTCCCAGTTTAGCTTTAATGATAAGTTCTCACTGCAGCCTGAAATCCTGTACAGCCGCCAGGGCTTTAAGGGCAGCAACCCCGCCAATACCACTCAAACCGGCACTTACACCACCCGCCTCGACTACCTACAGGTGCCTGTGCTGCTGGTGTACAACTTCCTCGATAACGTGAGCGTGCATGTGGGCCCACAGGTATCGTTGCTGACCAAAGTGAAGGAAGGCGACAGAGAGCGTAAAATTGCGGACGACAACAATGTATATGGCTACAGCTACAACAGCCTCGATTATGGCCTTGCTGCTGGCCTGGAAGCTCGCGTAGGCCCGGCCCGCGTGGGTGGTCGTTATACGGCTGGCTTTGCCGATATCATCCAAGACCAAGACTTGTCTAAGACCGGCACTAAAACCGTTAATGCTATCAAGAACGGTATGTTCCAGGTATATGTAGGCATCGGTATTTCCAACTAA
- a CDS encoding histone deacetylase family protein translates to MLSIAWAPLYAHPLPANHRFPMLKYELLPEQLIREGTVPESAFFRPVPPPDDVVLRTHDADYYQRLQRGGLTRQEERATGFPWSPELIEREVTILGGTIACVHRALEHGVALNIAGGTHHAFRDRGEGFCLLNDQATAANYLLGHPELGVSRILIIDLDVHQGNGTAAIFAQEPRVFTFSMHGARNYPHRKEYSDLDLPLPDHTDDAAYLTLLRNTLPRLLQEHQPDFVFYLSGVDVLATDKLGHLALTREGCRQRDQYVLQTCRQHQLPVVVCMGGGYSVRIADIVEAHANTFRVAADIWG, encoded by the coding sequence ATGCTTTCTATTGCCTGGGCGCCCTTGTATGCCCATCCGCTACCCGCCAACCACCGCTTCCCGATGCTGAAGTACGAGCTGCTGCCTGAGCAGCTCATACGTGAAGGCACAGTACCAGAAAGTGCGTTCTTTCGGCCCGTACCGCCCCCCGACGATGTTGTTTTGCGCACGCACGATGCCGACTACTACCAGCGGCTGCAACGCGGGGGCTTAACGCGGCAGGAGGAGCGGGCCACGGGCTTCCCATGGAGCCCAGAGCTGATTGAGCGTGAAGTAACCATACTGGGTGGTACCATTGCGTGCGTGCACCGCGCCCTGGAGCACGGCGTGGCCCTGAACATTGCGGGTGGTACCCACCACGCTTTCCGCGACAGGGGCGAGGGGTTTTGTTTGCTCAACGATCAGGCTACCGCGGCCAATTACCTGCTGGGCCACCCTGAGTTGGGCGTGAGCCGCATACTGATCATTGATTTAGATGTGCACCAAGGCAACGGTACGGCTGCAATTTTTGCGCAGGAGCCGCGAGTATTCACCTTCAGTATGCACGGAGCACGCAATTACCCGCACCGCAAAGAGTACTCCGACCTCGACCTGCCCCTACCCGACCATACCGATGATGCTGCCTACCTGACCTTGTTGCGCAACACGCTCCCGCGCCTGCTGCAGGAGCACCAACCCGACTTTGTCTTTTACCTCAGCGGGGTAGATGTACTGGCCACGGATAAGCTAGGCCACCTGGCTCTTACCCGCGAAGGCTGCCGGCAGCGCGACCAGTACGTTCTGCAAACCTGCCGGCAACACCAGCTGCCGGTAGTAGTGTGCATGGGGGGCGGCTACTCCGTGCGCATTGCCGACATAGTAGAGGCCCACGCCAACACCTTCCGCGTTGCCGCAGATATCTGGGGCTAA
- a CDS encoding SDR family oxidoreductase has translation MHSTPQVVWITGASAGIGEALAHEYARQGARLILSARNQEALEKVAAACAPAETLVVPLDLAQPASFAGAIQEVFAHYGRLDVLLNNGGISQRSLVLETSLSVDRQLMEVNYFGTVALTKGVLPHLLQQGSGRIAVVSSLVGKFGTPYRSAYAASKHALHGFFDSLRAELTDTGVGVTIICPGFVKTGVSVNALTGDGTPLGTMDEATAKGLAPAELARQASRAIAQGRNEVYIGGRETWGVLLKRLAPGLFSKFLSRAKVR, from the coding sequence ATGCATAGCACACCGCAAGTTGTCTGGATTACGGGGGCCTCTGCCGGCATTGGCGAGGCTTTAGCCCATGAATATGCCCGCCAGGGTGCACGCCTGATTCTCTCAGCCCGTAACCAAGAGGCTCTTGAGAAAGTAGCCGCCGCCTGCGCCCCCGCCGAGACCTTGGTAGTGCCCCTGGACTTAGCACAGCCCGCTAGTTTTGCGGGGGCCATTCAGGAGGTGTTTGCGCACTACGGCCGCCTAGATGTGCTCCTTAATAACGGCGGTATCAGCCAACGCTCTTTGGTCCTCGAAACCAGTCTTAGTGTAGATCGGCAACTTATGGAGGTTAACTACTTTGGCACAGTAGCCCTGACCAAAGGCGTATTGCCCCATCTGCTGCAGCAGGGCTCCGGGCGCATAGCCGTGGTAAGTAGTTTAGTGGGCAAGTTCGGGACGCCCTACCGCTCAGCATATGCGGCCTCCAAGCACGCGCTACATGGGTTCTTTGATTCTCTGCGGGCAGAGCTAACGGACACCGGCGTGGGGGTTACCATCATCTGCCCTGGTTTTGTGAAAACCGGGGTTTCGGTGAATGCCCTCACGGGTGATGGCACCCCGCTCGGGACGATGGATGAGGCCACGGCCAAGGGCCTGGCCCCTGCGGAACTCGCCCGCCAAGCTAGCCGGGCCATTGCGCAAGGCCGCAATGAGGTATACATCGGGGGCCGCGAAACATGGGGAGTGCTTCTAAAGCGGCTGGCACCCGGCCTGTTCAGCAAGTTCCTGAGTAGGGCCAAAGTGCGCTAG
- a CDS encoding DUF3616 domain-containing protein: MPARTYILHFDPKLSQNPNGNDVRDGLSAAVLTGDNLWLCCDERTTLERLRRTGPRSFGQHCSYKLSELVDLPEKATEEIDLEGMGEAENYLWVLGSHSIKRKNAKPEEPTVAKQIKRLAKIVVAPNRCLLARIPLVRNPKSGDYELCKTAKHPTASGQTLRAAQLRGDKNGTNELLKVLAKDAHLGPALKVPAKDNGLDIEGLAASPDGRLFLGLRGPVLHGWAIVLEIRPEEYKKGRLRLGELEGGEHKLYKKHFLDLRGMGIREIRQQGTDLFILAGPTMDLDGTIAIYRWRNALFQAHDSLTPADQLERLLDVPHLPHLDRAEGMALLSEQEMLVVFDKPAPARKPRPHTALANTYPLPTGPSVA, translated from the coding sequence ATGCCAGCCCGTACCTATATTCTGCACTTTGACCCTAAGCTGAGTCAAAACCCCAACGGCAACGATGTGCGCGACGGGCTTTCGGCGGCCGTGCTCACCGGCGACAACCTCTGGCTCTGCTGCGATGAGCGAACCACTCTGGAGCGCCTGCGTCGTACGGGCCCCCGCAGCTTTGGGCAGCACTGCAGCTACAAGCTCTCGGAGCTGGTTGACTTACCCGAGAAAGCTACGGAGGAGATAGACCTGGAGGGCATGGGTGAAGCCGAAAATTACCTCTGGGTGCTGGGCTCGCACAGCATCAAGCGTAAAAACGCCAAACCCGAGGAGCCTACTGTTGCCAAGCAAATCAAGCGGCTGGCCAAGATTGTAGTGGCGCCTAACCGCTGCTTGCTGGCCCGCATACCGCTGGTGCGCAACCCCAAATCCGGCGACTACGAGCTGTGCAAAACCGCTAAGCACCCCACGGCCAGTGGGCAAACCTTGCGCGCTGCCCAACTGCGCGGCGACAAGAACGGCACCAATGAACTGCTGAAAGTATTGGCCAAGGATGCCCACCTGGGCCCGGCCCTGAAGGTACCCGCTAAAGACAATGGCCTTGATATTGAAGGCCTGGCTGCCTCTCCCGATGGCCGCCTGTTTCTGGGGCTGCGGGGACCGGTGCTGCACGGCTGGGCCATAGTGTTGGAAATCAGGCCTGAGGAATACAAAAAGGGCAGGCTCCGGCTAGGTGAGCTGGAAGGGGGTGAGCATAAGCTCTATAAAAAGCACTTCCTGGATTTGCGCGGTATGGGCATCCGGGAAATCAGGCAGCAGGGCACCGACCTGTTTATTCTGGCTGGCCCCACCATGGACCTCGACGGCACCATTGCCATTTACCGCTGGCGCAATGCACTGTTTCAGGCGCACGACAGCCTCACGCCCGCCGACCAGCTGGAGCGCCTGCTCGACGTGCCCCACCTCCCGCACCTAGACCGGGCCGAGGGTATGGCTCTGCTCAGCGAGCAGGAAATGCTGGTGGTGTTTGATAAGCCTGCCCCCGCCCGCAAGCCCCGCCCACACACTGCCCTGGCTAATACCTACCCGCTACCTACCGGGCCCAGTGTAGCCTAG
- a CDS encoding methyltransferase domain-containing protein: MNLGHRATAEELMDDLTLASDDLRRNLDELETINTWLGGYAPILDALDRLRPHFPAGRPLRLADLGSGGGDTLRQIARWARKRGVAVALTGLDANPFMLEYAASKSQGVAEITYQQADIFSPEFQRQPYDILTASLFCHHFSSQQLAAMLPLWQQQAQLAVIINDLHRHPLAYYSIYWLTRLFKGSYLVQHDAPLSVARAFTRPDWQQLLQAAGIADYTLHWRWAFRWQVILGTVAK, translated from the coding sequence ATGAACCTAGGCCACCGTGCCACGGCAGAGGAGTTGATGGATGACCTTACGCTGGCTTCCGATGACCTGCGCCGTAACCTCGATGAGCTGGAAACCATTAATACCTGGTTGGGCGGGTATGCACCCATCCTGGATGCGCTGGACCGCCTCCGGCCCCACTTTCCGGCGGGCCGCCCCCTGCGCCTCGCCGACCTGGGCAGTGGCGGCGGCGACACCCTCCGGCAAATAGCCCGCTGGGCCCGCAAACGCGGAGTAGCCGTAGCCCTTACCGGCCTCGATGCCAACCCTTTTATGCTGGAGTATGCCGCCAGCAAAAGCCAGGGGGTTGCTGAAATCACGTATCAGCAGGCCGACATCTTCTCCCCGGAATTTCAGCGCCAGCCCTATGATATTTTAACGGCCAGCTTGTTCTGCCATCATTTTTCCTCGCAGCAGCTGGCTGCTATGCTACCGCTCTGGCAACAGCAAGCGCAACTGGCCGTCATTATCAATGACCTGCACCGCCACCCCCTAGCCTACTACAGCATTTACTGGCTCACCCGCCTGTTCAAAGGCTCCTATCTGGTGCAACATGATGCGCCCCTCTCAGTGGCCCGAGCCTTCACCCGCCCCGACTGGCAACAGCTCCTGCAAGCCGCCGGCATAGCAGATTATACCCTACATTGGCGCTGGGCCTTTCGCTGGCAGGTAATTTTGGGTACAGTTGCGAAGTGA
- a CDS encoding acyl-CoA thioesterase, whose protein sequence is MAAKSLLRTPETTHRVLFQDCDMLGHLNNARYLDYFLNAREEHTIQHYALNLGQLAQELGAGWVISKHHIAYLRPAQHAELVRIKTQLIHFDNSNLVVEMQMLSEDGLRLKAVLWSEMTFVRVPGGTRTEHSDDLMDMLEQLDVEDVSYDPDGFDDRVKRLRKQLKHERSE, encoded by the coding sequence ATGGCTGCTAAATCGTTGCTCCGTACGCCGGAAACCACTCATCGCGTTCTGTTTCAGGACTGCGACATGCTAGGCCACCTCAACAACGCCCGCTACCTCGACTACTTCCTGAATGCTCGCGAAGAGCATACTATTCAGCACTACGCCCTCAACCTAGGCCAGTTGGCGCAGGAGCTGGGCGCCGGTTGGGTAATATCTAAACACCACATTGCCTACCTGCGCCCCGCCCAGCATGCTGAGCTGGTTCGCATCAAAACCCAGCTTATTCATTTCGATAACTCCAACCTAGTGGTTGAGATGCAGATGCTAAGCGAAGATGGCTTGCGCCTGAAAGCGGTGCTATGGTCGGAAATGACCTTTGTACGGGTGCCCGGTGGTACACGTACTGAGCACTCCGACGACCTCATGGACATGCTGGAGCAACTTGATGTGGAGGACGTCAGCTATGACCCCGATGGGTTTGATGACCGCGTAAAGCGCCTGCGCAAACAGCTGAAGCACGAGCGCAGTGAGTAG
- a CDS encoding type 1 glutamine amidotransferase domain-containing protein: MSLFGSDALKGKKIAIIATDGFEQSELEKPKKYLEGEGAETHVISLKSGSIKGWDEKDWGDKVDVDKVIGDVKVADYDALVLPGGQMNPDVLRTKPEVVRFIGEFVRSGKPVAAICHGPWTLIEADVVRGKKLTSWPSLQTDIKNAGAHWVDETVVVDGNLITSRNPQDIPNFNEKIKEALVKDSVNA; this comes from the coding sequence ATGAGCCTCTTTGGAAGCGACGCCTTGAAAGGCAAAAAAATAGCCATTATTGCCACCGACGGTTTTGAGCAGTCGGAGTTGGAAAAGCCCAAGAAATACCTGGAAGGCGAAGGGGCTGAAACCCACGTAATCTCCCTTAAGAGTGGCTCTATTAAGGGCTGGGATGAGAAAGACTGGGGTGATAAAGTAGATGTAGATAAAGTAATTGGCGACGTGAAAGTTGCCGACTACGATGCCCTGGTGTTGCCCGGCGGCCAAATGAACCCCGATGTGCTGCGCACCAAGCCTGAAGTGGTACGCTTCATTGGCGAGTTTGTGCGTTCCGGCAAGCCCGTAGCCGCCATCTGCCACGGCCCCTGGACGCTGATTGAGGCCGACGTAGTGCGCGGCAAGAAGCTCACCAGCTGGCCCAGCCTCCAAACCGATATAAAAAATGCCGGCGCCCATTGGGTTGATGAAACGGTAGTGGTAGATGGTAACCTCATCACCAGCCGTAACCCCCAGGATATTCCTAACTTCAACGAGAAGATCAAGGAAGCCTTGGTGAAAGACTCAGTAAACGCCTAG